In the Rickettsiales bacterium genome, GGTCGCTTACAAATACTAGCTTGTTATCATATATTTTTGCTAGCATCTTTAGCGTTTCCATATTTGCATCATATCCTGACCCAAAAATAACAGACCCATCTCTTTCATACACGCTTGCTATTTGATGCTCTAACTCTGATAATTCTGGGTATCTGCCACCTAAATTATGGCTTCCACCTGAACCCACGCCTCTAATTTTAACAACTTCTATCGCCTGACTTACAAACTTTTCATTGGTGGCTAAACCGAGATAGTCATTTGATGAAAATGTAATAACCTCTTTGCCATCAAGAACTCCTTTAGGAAAAATGCCAACACCTGAGCTAAAATCCCAGAATTGCCTTTCTAAATCTTTGCTAGCATATTGCTCATCAAAATATGCTAGAGATAATTCTGCTAATGTTTTTGGAAGATGCATAACAAAAATATTCTATTTATACTATTTATTATATAATTTGTAACATATTAAGGTTAGCAAATCATTAAATTTCTTGTAAAAATTTGATTGATTGAAATTGAAAAAATCAAATGTATAAAGAACAGGTTTGAAATAAATAATCTGTTCTAATATGTCTATACATGCAGTGATTGGCGCTCAATGGGGCGATGAAGGTAAAGGTAAAATTGTTGATTGGCTATCAGCGGAAGCTGATGTTATAGTGCGGTTTCAGGGTGGTCATAATGCAGGGCATACACTTGTAATTGATGGCAAAGTTTATAAACTTTCTCTGCTTCCATCTGGAATTGTTCGCAAAAATAAAATCTCAATTATTGGCAATGGCGTTGTGATTGATCCGCAGGCTTTGCTTGATGAGATTGAAAAAATTTCATCACAAGGCGTTACCATTGATGAAAAAAATCTTATCATTGCGGAAAATGCTTGTTTGATTTTACCAATTCATAAACTTGCCGATCAATCATCTGAAAACAATAAAGGCAATAATAAAATCGGCACTACAGGCCGTGGAATTGGGCCCGCTTATGAAGATAAAGTGGGCAGAAGAACTATCCGAGTTTGCGATTTAGCAGATTTCTCAACGCTTAAAAATAAAGTTGATGCATTACTTGAGCATCACAATTTATTCAGAAAATCAGCAGGTTTTGATTTAGTTAATTCTGATGAAACAATGAATTTCTTAAAATCTATCGCCCCGAAAATTTTGAAATTTGCAAAACCTGCTTGGAAGTTACTTGCGGAATATAAAAAGCAAGGCAAGAAAATTCTCTTTGAAGGTGCACAAGGTATTCTGCTTGATATTGATTACGGCACTTATCCTTTTGT is a window encoding:
- a CDS encoding adenylosuccinate synthase: MSIHAVIGAQWGDEGKGKIVDWLSAEADVIVRFQGGHNAGHTLVIDGKVYKLSLLPSGIVRKNKISIIGNGVVIDPQALLDEIEKISSQGVTIDEKNLIIAENACLILPIHKLADQSSENNKGNNKIGTTGRGIGPAYEDKVGRRTIRVCDLADFSTLKNKVDALLEHHNLFRKSAGFDLVNSDETMNFLKSIAPKILKFAKPAWKLLAEYKKQGKKILFEGAQGILLDIDYGTYPFVTSSNTNPAQAFTGSGLGLSEIKVLGIAKAYTTRVGSGPFPSEQENDDGELMGQRGREFGTVTGRKRRCGWFDAVLTRQSCLISGVNGIVLTKIDVLDEFETIKICYAYEIEGREYDYLPALPELQAKAKAKYIEMKGWKGETTANVRNLENLPKNAITYIKKLEELIGVKISAISTSPEREDTILLEKIF